The proteins below come from a single Burkholderia humptydooensis genomic window:
- a CDS encoding DUF2786 domain-containing protein, with amino-acid sequence MDKKTAIEKIRKCLALSRSSEPHEAAAALRQAQKLMEQFGIDHPELLAAGAREEWSKSGAARRPVRYEVALASVVAGAYGCELLFTRQVNSTCTDIVGGYTFVGVAPASEVAKYTFDVFARQLRVARRDYIQTKLRRCGPKNKTARADEFCEGWVYAVRMQLQDAVRTVEHTAMIDAYMRAHHAQVREFEPRTRDVSGRRTTDDHWHGIEQGRSAVVRPGVGAPDTRRIGHV; translated from the coding sequence GTGGATAAGAAAACTGCAATCGAGAAAATCCGTAAGTGCCTGGCGCTGTCGAGATCGAGCGAGCCGCACGAAGCAGCCGCCGCGCTTCGCCAGGCTCAGAAGCTGATGGAGCAGTTCGGCATCGACCATCCCGAACTGCTCGCGGCCGGTGCTCGCGAGGAATGGTCGAAGAGCGGCGCAGCTCGTCGGCCAGTGCGATACGAGGTAGCACTCGCGAGCGTTGTCGCTGGCGCGTACGGTTGCGAACTGCTGTTTACCCGGCAGGTCAACAGCACCTGTACCGACATCGTCGGCGGTTACACATTCGTCGGCGTTGCACCGGCGTCGGAGGTAGCGAAGTACACGTTCGACGTGTTCGCGCGGCAGTTGCGCGTGGCGCGTCGCGATTACATCCAGACGAAGTTGCGCCGTTGCGGTCCGAAGAACAAGACGGCGCGCGCCGACGAGTTCTGCGAGGGTTGGGTGTATGCGGTGCGCATGCAGTTGCAAGATGCCGTGCGCACTGTCGAACACACGGCGATGATCGACGCCTACATGCGTGCGCACCACGCGCAGGTACGTGAATTCGAGCCTCGCACGCGCGACGTGTCTGGTCGACGCACAACCGACGATCACTGGCACGGTATCGAGCAAGGTCGATCGGCCGTTGTGCGTCCTGGTGTCGGCGCACCGGACACGCGGAGAATCGGCCATGTCTGA
- a CDS encoding DUF3164 family protein, producing MTKNQIPVGYVKDARGRLIPESLVEPIDQLRDQTITSLVAEARRLQSEMAEFKTRAFGDIAAFVATSHEQYGVKVGGAKGNISLITFDGRYKIVRQIAEHLQFDERLQAAKELIDECLREWTEGSNDKIKVLINEAFQVDKEGNVNTGRILALRRLAIDDSKWTKAMRAIVDSIRVTGSKPYIRLYERVEDTEEYRAISLDLAAI from the coding sequence ATGACGAAGAATCAAATCCCGGTCGGCTACGTAAAAGACGCACGTGGCCGCCTCATTCCGGAATCGCTGGTCGAGCCGATCGACCAGTTGCGTGATCAAACGATCACGTCGTTGGTGGCCGAAGCCAGGCGTCTTCAGTCGGAGATGGCTGAGTTCAAGACGCGTGCATTCGGCGACATCGCTGCGTTCGTCGCAACCAGCCATGAGCAATACGGCGTCAAGGTCGGTGGCGCGAAGGGCAACATTTCGCTGATCACGTTCGACGGCCGCTACAAGATCGTGCGCCAGATCGCCGAGCACCTCCAGTTCGACGAGCGCCTGCAGGCGGCGAAGGAGCTGATCGACGAATGTCTGCGCGAGTGGACCGAAGGCAGCAACGACAAGATCAAGGTGCTGATCAACGAAGCATTCCAGGTCGACAAAGAAGGCAACGTCAACACCGGCCGCATTCTCGCGCTGCGTCGTCTTGCGATCGACGATTCGAAGTGGACCAAGGCGATGCGAGCGATCGTCGACAGCATTCGTGTAACGGGCAGCAAGCCGTATATCCGGCTGTACGAGCGCGTCGAGGACACGGAGGAGTATCGCGCGATCAGTCTCGACCTTGCGGCGATCTGA
- a CDS encoding DUF1804 family protein, producing the protein MAHPKEVRDKVRRAFVFDRFSLEIAAAKHGVSYATARRWKADSLAQGDDWDKAQAAQLIAGGGIEGAARQMLAGLVTQYQATMDELDGAEMKPADKVALLASLADAYNKTINASKRILPETNELAIAMGVVQRLAAFIKDRHPEHVGAFADVLGPFGDELAIAYG; encoded by the coding sequence ATGGCTCACCCGAAGGAAGTCCGAGACAAGGTCCGACGTGCGTTTGTGTTCGACCGCTTCTCGCTCGAAATCGCGGCGGCTAAGCATGGTGTGTCATATGCAACAGCTCGCCGATGGAAGGCGGATTCGCTTGCTCAGGGTGATGATTGGGATAAAGCCCAAGCGGCGCAGCTCATCGCGGGCGGCGGCATTGAAGGCGCGGCCCGTCAGATGCTGGCCGGCCTGGTCACGCAATACCAGGCGACGATGGACGAACTGGACGGCGCGGAGATGAAGCCGGCCGACAAGGTCGCGCTGCTCGCGAGTCTCGCCGACGCGTACAACAAGACGATCAACGCGTCGAAGCGCATCCTGCCGGAGACGAACGAACTGGCGATCGCGATGGGCGTCGTGCAGCGTCTGGCTGCGTTCATCAAGGATCGACATCCGGAACACGTCGGCGCGTTCGCCGATGTCCTCGGCCCGTTCGGCGACGAGCTGGCCATCGCCTACGGTTGA
- a CDS encoding Mor transcription activator family protein, with protein sequence MKFDGVEHLLPDVVKTIVKLIGLPTTVRLVEQLGGTTFPVAMRRSRLGEIRYEALAEIVGPDAADQLTAHFGGDVLYIPRCVKAMRELMYRSIRAEFDVLTRDRAANHVVAQLALRYQMADRHVWRILKRADASERTVPQAELF encoded by the coding sequence ATGAAATTCGACGGTGTCGAACACCTGTTGCCCGACGTCGTGAAAACGATCGTCAAGCTGATCGGCTTGCCGACGACGGTGCGCCTGGTCGAGCAGCTCGGCGGCACGACCTTCCCGGTAGCGATGCGCCGATCGCGCCTCGGCGAAATCCGTTACGAGGCGCTGGCCGAAATCGTAGGACCGGACGCGGCCGATCAGCTCACCGCGCATTTCGGCGGTGACGTGTTGTATATCCCGCGTTGCGTGAAGGCCATGCGCGAACTAATGTACCGCAGCATTCGTGCGGAGTTCGACGTGCTGACCCGCGACCGTGCTGCAAACCACGTTGTCGCGCAGCTCGCACTTCGCTATCAGATGGCCGACCGTCATGTTTGGCGCATCCTGAAGCGCGCCGACGCATCCGAACGTACCGTTCCCCAGGCGGAGTTGTTCTAG
- a CDS encoding glycoside hydrolase family 24 protein: MARITASAAGGQNIVAFLDMIAASEIDAWTRQNSDDGYNVLVGSHGPMKRNGKAIASRLLTFPSYAKHPGIYNAELNSTAAGRYQLLSRYYAPYAQLLKLNDFSPASQDLIAIQQIRERRALPLIAAGQLAAAIKACSNIWASLPGNDYGQRQNELAVLTVAYKAAGGIVAIA; this comes from the coding sequence ATGGCACGCATTACGGCCAGCGCGGCGGGCGGACAGAACATCGTCGCGTTTCTCGACATGATCGCCGCAAGCGAGATCGACGCATGGACGCGTCAGAACAGTGACGACGGGTATAACGTGCTCGTCGGCTCGCACGGTCCAATGAAGCGCAACGGCAAGGCCATTGCCTCGCGCCTCCTCACATTCCCCTCCTACGCGAAGCACCCCGGCATCTACAACGCGGAGCTGAATTCGACGGCCGCTGGTCGCTACCAGCTCCTGTCGCGCTACTACGCGCCCTACGCGCAGTTGCTCAAGCTCAACGACTTCAGCCCGGCTTCCCAAGACCTGATCGCTATCCAGCAGATTCGCGAGCGCCGCGCGCTGCCGCTGATCGCTGCCGGTCAGCTCGCAGCCGCGATCAAGGCGTGTTCGAACATTTGGGCGTCGCTGCCCGGCAACGATTATGGTCAACGCCAGAATGAACTGGCCGTGCTCACCGTCGCGTACAAGGCGGCCGGCGGCATCGTCGCTATCGCCTGA
- a CDS encoding helix-turn-helix domain-containing protein has translation MTESATRISVEIGERLRAYREHSRLSQDRLAELVGGTKRGIQDNEAGRTAPNSKLLTGLAQNGLSINWLLTGKGSMLVADLDTSTSSVNGEVLGMALAAVEKIAAERRLKLPPETRGKLGALVYQYFLIEKAETEATAYVAQLMELVSNH, from the coding sequence ATGACTGAAAGTGCGACACGCATTTCCGTCGAGATAGGCGAAAGATTGCGTGCCTACCGAGAGCACTCTCGCCTGTCCCAAGACCGGCTGGCGGAGCTGGTCGGCGGAACGAAGCGAGGAATTCAGGACAATGAGGCCGGCCGAACAGCCCCGAACAGCAAATTGCTTACCGGGCTGGCGCAGAACGGTCTGAGCATTAACTGGCTCTTAACAGGCAAAGGGTCGATGCTCGTCGCCGATCTCGATACGTCTACCAGCTCGGTCAATGGGGAGGTTCTCGGCATGGCCTTGGCCGCAGTGGAAAAGATCGCAGCCGAGCGCCGGTTAAAACTACCACCTGAGACGCGAGGGAAGCTCGGTGCGTTGGTGTACCAGTATTTCCTGATTGAGAAGGCAGAAACAGAAGCTACGGCCTATGTCGCCCAGCTCATGGAACTTGTTTCAAACCACTGA
- the gph gene encoding phosphoglycolate phosphatase (PGP is an essential enzyme in the glycolate salvage pathway in higher organisms (photorespiration in plants). Phosphoglycolate results from the oxidase activity of RubisCO in the Calvin cycle when concentrations of carbon dioxide are low relative to oxygen. This enzyme is a member of the Haloacid Dehalogenase (HAD) superfamily of aspartate-nucleophile hydrolase enzymes (PF00702).), with amino-acid sequence MSSSSPSFAAPPSVGPHLDACEAVLFDLDGTLADTAPDLAAAINKMQRSRGAAQTPLDALRPLASAGARGLIGSAFGIVPADAEFDALRDEFLANYAADLCVHTTLFPGIGALLDDLDARGVRWGIVTNKAARFTDPLVALLGLAARAACVVSGDTASHPKPHPAPLLHAARRLSLAPERIVYVGDDLRDIQAGSAAGMSTVAAAYGYCGEGAAPADWQAQHLAETTDDLQRLLRVLRYNV; translated from the coding sequence ATGAGCTCTTCGTCGCCCTCCTTCGCCGCTCCGCCGTCCGTCGGGCCGCACCTCGACGCCTGCGAGGCCGTGCTGTTCGATCTCGACGGCACGCTCGCCGACACCGCGCCCGACCTCGCGGCCGCGATCAACAAGATGCAGCGCTCGCGCGGCGCCGCACAAACGCCGCTCGATGCGCTGCGTCCGCTCGCGTCGGCGGGCGCTCGCGGCCTGATCGGCAGCGCGTTCGGCATCGTGCCCGCGGACGCGGAATTCGATGCGCTGCGCGACGAATTCCTCGCCAACTACGCGGCGGATCTGTGCGTGCACACGACGCTCTTTCCAGGCATCGGCGCGCTGCTCGACGACCTGGACGCGCGCGGCGTGCGCTGGGGCATCGTGACCAACAAGGCCGCGCGGTTCACCGATCCGCTCGTCGCGCTGCTCGGCCTCGCGGCGCGCGCGGCGTGCGTCGTCAGCGGCGACACGGCGTCGCACCCGAAGCCGCATCCGGCGCCGCTGCTCCATGCCGCGCGGAGGCTGTCGCTCGCGCCCGAACGGATCGTGTACGTCGGCGACGACTTGCGCGACATCCAGGCGGGCAGCGCGGCCGGCATGTCGACGGTCGCGGCCGCATACGGCTATTGCGGCGAAGGCGCCGCGCCCGCCGACTGGCAGGCGCAGCATCTCGCCGAGACGACGGACGACCTGCAGCGGCTGCTGCGCGTGTTGCGCTATAATGTCTGA
- a CDS encoding TraR/DksA C4-type zinc finger protein codes for MDDFDHASDIEEQYRALAIAAATRPTRTTAESEALCQNEACGEPIPDERRRAIPGCRFCIECQERREQVIKRRYACK; via the coding sequence ATGGATGACTTTGACCACGCGAGCGACATAGAAGAACAGTATCGCGCGCTCGCGATCGCGGCGGCAACGCGACCGACTCGCACCACCGCCGAATCGGAAGCGCTTTGCCAGAACGAGGCATGCGGCGAACCCATTCCCGATGAACGTCGTCGCGCGATACCCGGTTGCCGCTTCTGCATCGAATGCCAGGAGCGACGTGAGCAGGTGATTAAACGGAGGTATGCGTGCAAGTGA
- a CDS encoding helix-turn-helix domain-containing protein, whose translation MNTLNMSKKPAEQVALQDWHRADIKAALEKAGWSLRRLSMAHGYTPGALKNALDVPWPKAESIIAATIGVPRHLIWPSRYHIDGTARSGRGERGFGRRKAVASTECKSITRSDACNVNCAGGA comes from the coding sequence ATGAACACGCTAAACATGTCAAAAAAACCAGCCGAGCAGGTTGCCCTGCAAGACTGGCATCGCGCCGACATCAAGGCGGCGCTGGAAAAGGCCGGATGGTCGCTGCGGCGACTGTCGATGGCGCACGGCTACACGCCCGGCGCGTTAAAAAATGCACTCGACGTGCCTTGGCCGAAGGCCGAATCGATCATCGCAGCGACGATCGGCGTACCTCGTCATCTCATTTGGCCGAGCCGTTATCACATCGACGGCACTGCACGTAGCGGACGCGGTGAGCGCGGTTTCGGCCGACGCAAAGCGGTCGCGTCAACGGAATGTAAGTCTATCACCCGGTCTGACGCGTGCAACGTCAATTGTGCGGGCGGAGCTTGA
- a CDS encoding gp16 family protein, protein MLIAKTTVAKIHIAKQQLAMTDDEYRTVLRSIAGVSSSKDLTPEGAHKLLKHFERCGFKSKRDVGRRPNVAQPRAAQIRKIEALLADADRSWDYVGGMVKRICKVDAIEFCDDAMLGKLIAALQYDAKRRSA, encoded by the coding sequence ATGCTGATCGCGAAAACAACGGTAGCGAAAATCCACATCGCGAAGCAGCAGCTCGCGATGACCGATGACGAATACCGCACGGTGCTGCGCAGCATCGCCGGCGTCAGCTCGTCGAAAGACCTGACGCCGGAAGGCGCGCACAAGCTGCTGAAGCACTTCGAGCGCTGCGGTTTCAAATCGAAGCGCGATGTCGGTCGCAGGCCGAACGTTGCGCAGCCGCGCGCCGCGCAGATCCGCAAGATCGAGGCGCTGCTCGCCGACGCGGACCGTTCGTGGGACTACGTGGGCGGCATGGTGAAGCGAATCTGCAAGGTCGACGCCATCGAATTCTGCGACGACGCGATGCTCGGCAAGCTGATCGCGGCACTTCAATACGATGCGAAACGGAGGTCGGCATGA
- a CDS encoding phage regulatory CII family protein: MSARKTTRKATSGQMELSFFDVPPTPRPEAGGLDVALTVRETLADMLGTVSSRGIDRHEVAAQISRLSNYETTKNMLDRYCAPSAEGWRFPAEAIPALTVATGDYRMLEMLADRCGCRVYRGEEAMLAEIGALTLQERSVKARLGELRKNVPDTVMDRLVDEVVRRLGGRA, encoded by the coding sequence ATGTCGGCACGTAAAACTACTCGAAAAGCCACTTCCGGCCAGATGGAACTGAGCTTCTTTGACGTTCCGCCGACGCCGCGCCCCGAAGCCGGCGGCCTCGACGTTGCACTCACGGTTCGCGAGACCCTCGCGGACATGCTCGGCACCGTGTCTAGTCGCGGTATCGACCGGCACGAGGTGGCCGCGCAAATCTCCCGTCTGTCCAATTACGAAACGACGAAGAACATGCTCGATCGTTACTGCGCGCCGAGCGCCGAAGGCTGGCGTTTTCCTGCCGAAGCCATTCCCGCGCTTACGGTCGCGACCGGCGATTACCGGATGCTCGAAATGCTCGCCGACCGCTGCGGCTGCCGCGTGTATCGCGGCGAAGAAGCCATGCTCGCCGAGATCGGGGCACTCACCTTGCAGGAGCGCTCGGTAAAGGCTCGCCTGGGTGAGCTTCGCAAGAACGTGCCCGACACCGTCATGGACCGGCTTGTCGACGAGGTAGTTCGCCGGCTTGGAGGGCGTGCGTAA
- the ubiG gene encoding bifunctional 2-polyprenyl-6-hydroxyphenol methylase/3-demethylubiquinol 3-O-methyltransferase UbiG gives MTNADPHELQKFSDLAHKWWDPNAEFKPLHDLNPVRLNWIDAHAHLPGKRVVDIGCGGGILSESMASLGAQVKGIDLATEALGVADLHSLESGVSVDYEAIAAEALAAREPGAYDVVTCMEMLEHVPSPANIVAACATLVKPGGWVFFSTLNRNLKSYLLAVVGAEYIAQMLPKGTHDYARFIRPSELARFVRAAGLQFVEIRGITYHPLAKRFALSNDTDVNYLVACRRST, from the coding sequence AAATGGTGGGATCCGAACGCCGAATTCAAGCCTCTGCACGACCTCAATCCGGTTCGCCTGAACTGGATCGACGCGCACGCGCATCTGCCCGGCAAGCGCGTCGTCGACATCGGCTGCGGCGGCGGCATCCTGTCGGAATCGATGGCGTCGCTCGGCGCGCAGGTCAAGGGCATCGATCTTGCGACGGAAGCGCTCGGCGTCGCCGATCTGCACAGCCTCGAAAGCGGCGTGAGCGTCGATTACGAGGCGATCGCGGCCGAAGCGCTCGCCGCGCGCGAGCCGGGCGCATACGACGTCGTCACGTGCATGGAAATGCTCGAGCACGTGCCGTCGCCCGCGAACATCGTCGCCGCGTGCGCGACGCTCGTGAAGCCGGGCGGCTGGGTGTTCTTCTCGACGCTGAACCGCAACCTCAAGTCGTACCTGCTTGCCGTGGTCGGCGCCGAATACATCGCGCAGATGCTGCCGAAGGGCACGCACGACTATGCGCGCTTCATCCGCCCGTCCGAGCTCGCACGCTTCGTGCGCGCGGCCGGCCTGCAGTTCGTCGAAATCAGGGGCATCACTTACCATCCGCTCGCGAAGCGCTTCGCGCTGTCGAACGACACCGACGTCAATTACCTCGTCGCATGCCGCCGCAGCACCTGA
- a CDS encoding DDE-type integrase/transposase/recombinase, with product MIDFELIAAALSITKRSAERRATRENWPFDLEAVRGGQRKLFDLANLPADVRKAVERYREIKVRGDAAGRTLKLIEQVRADAEAERAAKNQRAQESLKKLTAELPPGVQARFDARYEIVKSWETWFVTVQPMSRRVSWPTYTKAYNLKEIEVAAAVRSTIPSISPRSLQRWVLEYERVGLAGLIDEKDGRHQRDVNVFTKQPELEKTALALLIDRPNLGIQHLVNLLNQASVDADSGEILFAAPSYDATYRFVTAWRRKHDGLFTAATNPDEWKNKYMTAFGDASADVERLNQRWEMDATPADWMLTDEDGVERRYSASVVIDVYSRRKLVVLAPTPKTETHKYALRLALLLWGVPEEIVTDNGQDYKSRNFIETLAALGIAHYVTAPFSPWQKPHVERGIQTMLHSILEGLSAFIGHSVAERSAIEARRAFSERLFKKGEAVTLAMPASELRALIEQWIRGVYEHAHHEGIGMSPYQRASSYTGPVHRIEDERALDVLLAPPAGKGRYTVTKKGLRIDNAQFIAPELALYVGKDVAVRITPDLGEVIVYHEGEFVCVARNPERTGVSRAEIAVLARRKQREHVKQQMHAIKGTKVDTDRLVRDLVADKAAQAGKLTALPTRTATHTTDELKAAGTAARALDRVVPKADIPADLQRIIDARQAASQVQPTPESNVKKIRPVPETPELRFRKWQELDQLVAAGGTIDDPILTRWYGQYPQTPEFAIAMRKHRQASSPAVPGTATVATVTLAFN from the coding sequence ATGATCGACTTTGAGCTGATTGCCGCAGCCCTCTCTATTACGAAGCGCTCGGCCGAACGTCGTGCCACTCGCGAAAACTGGCCCTTCGATCTGGAAGCCGTGCGCGGCGGCCAGCGCAAACTGTTTGACTTGGCGAACCTGCCGGCCGACGTGCGCAAGGCCGTCGAGCGATATCGGGAAATCAAGGTGCGCGGCGACGCGGCCGGCCGCACGCTCAAGTTGATTGAGCAGGTTCGCGCCGATGCCGAAGCCGAGCGCGCAGCGAAGAATCAGCGTGCGCAGGAAAGCCTCAAGAAGCTGACGGCCGAACTGCCGCCGGGCGTGCAGGCACGGTTCGACGCGCGCTACGAGATCGTCAAGAGTTGGGAGACGTGGTTCGTCACGGTGCAGCCGATGAGCCGCCGCGTGTCCTGGCCGACCTACACAAAAGCATACAACCTGAAGGAAATCGAGGTTGCGGCGGCGGTCCGGTCGACGATCCCGTCGATCTCGCCGCGTTCGCTGCAGCGGTGGGTGCTCGAATACGAGCGCGTCGGCCTTGCGGGCCTGATCGACGAGAAGGACGGCCGGCATCAGCGCGACGTGAACGTGTTCACGAAGCAACCCGAGCTGGAAAAAACAGCGCTCGCGCTGCTCATCGACCGACCGAACCTCGGCATCCAGCACCTCGTCAATCTGCTGAACCAGGCATCTGTCGACGCCGACTCCGGTGAAATCCTGTTCGCCGCGCCGTCCTACGATGCGACGTATCGGTTCGTGACGGCGTGGCGGCGCAAGCACGACGGCCTGTTCACGGCTGCCACCAATCCGGACGAGTGGAAGAACAAGTATATGACCGCGTTCGGTGATGCGTCGGCCGACGTCGAGCGCCTGAATCAGCGATGGGAAATGGACGCGACGCCGGCCGACTGGATGCTGACCGACGAAGACGGCGTCGAGCGTCGTTATTCCGCGTCCGTCGTGATCGACGTGTACAGCCGGCGCAAGCTGGTTGTGCTCGCTCCTACGCCGAAGACCGAGACGCACAAGTATGCGTTGCGCCTTGCCCTGCTGCTGTGGGGTGTCCCGGAGGAAATCGTTACCGACAACGGCCAGGACTACAAGAGCCGCAACTTCATCGAGACGCTTGCAGCACTCGGCATTGCGCACTACGTCACGGCGCCGTTCTCGCCGTGGCAGAAACCGCACGTCGAGCGCGGCATCCAGACGATGCTGCACTCGATCCTGGAAGGACTGTCCGCGTTCATCGGGCATAGCGTCGCCGAGCGTAGCGCGATCGAAGCGCGCCGCGCGTTCTCCGAACGCCTGTTCAAGAAGGGCGAAGCTGTCACGCTTGCGATGCCGGCATCCGAACTGCGCGCGCTCATCGAGCAATGGATCAGGGGTGTCTACGAACACGCGCATCACGAAGGCATCGGCATGTCGCCCTATCAGCGGGCATCGAGCTATACCGGCCCCGTGCATCGCATCGAGGACGAACGTGCTCTCGATGTGCTGCTGGCACCGCCCGCCGGCAAGGGACGATACACCGTCACGAAGAAGGGGCTGCGCATCGACAACGCGCAATTCATCGCCCCGGAGCTGGCGCTCTACGTCGGCAAGGATGTTGCGGTACGCATCACGCCCGATCTCGGCGAGGTCATTGTCTATCACGAAGGCGAGTTCGTTTGCGTGGCGCGCAATCCGGAGCGTACCGGTGTGTCACGTGCGGAAATCGCCGTCCTGGCTCGCCGTAAGCAACGCGAACACGTGAAGCAGCAGATGCACGCCATCAAGGGCACAAAGGTCGATACGGATCGCCTTGTGCGGGATCTGGTGGCTGACAAAGCGGCGCAGGCCGGCAAGCTCACCGCACTGCCGACGCGCACCGCCACGCATACGACCGATGAACTCAAGGCAGCCGGCACGGCAGCGCGCGCACTCGATCGCGTCGTGCCGAAAGCAGACATTCCGGCCGACCTGCAGCGGATCATCGACGCTCGGCAGGCTGCAAGCCAAGTGCAGCCCACACCTGAGAGCAACGTGAAGAAGATTCGGCCGGTTCCGGAAACGCCGGAGCTGCGGTTCCGCAAGTGGCAGGAACTGGACCAACTGGTCGCGGCCGGCGGCACGATCGACGATCCGATTTTGACGCGCTGGTACGGCCAATACCCGCAGACCCCTGAATTCGCAATCGCCATGCGAAAACACCGCCAGGCATCCAGCCCGGCGGTGCCCGGCACGGCCACGGTCGCCACCGTGACGCTTGCATTCAACTAA
- a CDS encoding AAA family ATPase translates to MVKTTPAINRPAGGIAPIATLDLVAATIERLNQRRGGVPGIGVLHGPAGWGKTFATNSIAVESRAYYVQMRSAWSAKVMLEKILYEMGVKHGRATKSGLLDLVCEQLSASRRTLIIDEFDYCAKSDALIELTRDIYEGSQGSLLLVGEELLPKKLEQWERFHSRVLTWAPAQPVSVSDAGKLASIYAPDLAIANDVLSHLVELSRGSVRRVCVNLVSIHEHCMTRGMADFERSDLDSIALYTGRAPERRV, encoded by the coding sequence ATGGTGAAAACCACCCCTGCAATCAATCGCCCGGCCGGCGGCATTGCACCGATCGCCACGCTGGACCTTGTGGCGGCAACCATCGAGCGACTGAATCAGCGTCGCGGCGGTGTGCCGGGCATCGGTGTCCTGCACGGCCCGGCCGGCTGGGGCAAGACCTTCGCGACGAACTCGATCGCGGTGGAATCGCGCGCCTACTACGTGCAGATGCGCAGCGCTTGGAGCGCGAAAGTGATGTTGGAAAAAATTCTCTACGAGATGGGCGTCAAGCATGGCCGCGCGACCAAGTCCGGCCTGCTCGATCTGGTCTGCGAGCAATTATCTGCCTCGCGCCGCACGCTGATTATCGACGAGTTCGACTATTGCGCGAAATCTGACGCCCTCATCGAGCTGACGCGAGACATCTATGAGGGTTCGCAGGGATCGCTGCTGTTGGTTGGCGAAGAGCTGCTGCCGAAGAAGCTGGAACAGTGGGAGCGCTTCCATTCACGCGTGCTGACGTGGGCACCGGCGCAGCCGGTCAGCGTGAGCGATGCCGGCAAGCTTGCCTCGATCTACGCCCCCGATCTCGCGATTGCCAACGATGTGCTGTCGCACCTGGTCGAACTGTCTCGCGGCTCCGTGCGGCGCGTATGCGTGAATCTCGTTTCGATCCACGAGCACTGCATGACGCGCGGCATGGCTGACTTCGAGCGCTCGGACCTCGATTCCATTGCCCTCTACACCGGCCGTGCGCCGGAACGGAGAGTGTAA